In Helianthus annuus cultivar XRQ/B chromosome 9, HanXRQr2.0-SUNRISE, whole genome shotgun sequence, the following are encoded in one genomic region:
- the LOC110895827 gene encoding protein REVEILLE 6, whose product MGMTLPNIGPLSTPTAAVAPPSTNSSSSSADDASKKIRKPYTITKSRESWTEPEHDKFLEALQLFDRDWKKIEAFIGSKTVIQIRSHAQKYFLKVQKSGTNEHLPPPRPKRKAAHPYPQKAAKSAPVLSNVAATLQTTPALTDPELLRADPSKVVKNSVETGGLSHIAKDGVASGGQSADVNRCSSDETVPKSRPKVEIHGHGLPSRVLPDFAQVYGFIGSVFDPNTIGHVQRLKKMDPIDVETVLLLMRNLSINLTSPDFEDHRQLLSTYEIDLEKENSDDAVDAFLDCQPEQVGHFGT is encoded by the exons ATGGGCATGACTCTACCTAACATTGGTCCGTTATCCACTCCTACCGCCGCCGTGGCACCGCCGTCAACAAACTCGTCGTCCTCATCGGCCGATGACGCTTCGAAGAAGATCAGGAAACCCTACACCATTACTAAGTCCAGAGAGAGCTGGACCGAGCCGGAGCACGATAAGTTTCTCGAAGCTCTTCAACT CTTTGATCGTGATTGGAAGAAAATTGAAGCTTTCATAGGTTCAAAGACTGTCATCCAG ATTCGTAGTCATGCACAGAAGTACTTTCTGAAAGTTCAAAAAAGTGGTACTAACGAACATCTGCCTCCTCCTCGTCCAAAACGGAAAGCTGCACACCCATATCCACAAAAGGCTGCGAAAAGTG CTCCAGTGCTCTCAAATGTTGCTGCAACATTACAAACTACACCTGCTCTTACTGACCCTGAATTGTTACGGGCCGATCCCTCTAAAGTGGTGAAGAACTCTGTGGAAACTGGTGGTTTGTCCCATATAGCGAAAG ATGGCGTTGCATCTGGAGGTCAATCGGCGGATGTTAACCGTTGCAGCAGTGATGAGACTGTTCCCAAATCACGACCAAAAGTTGAAATACATGGTCATGGACTTCCATCAAGAG TTCTGCCTGACTTTGCTCAAGTGTATGGGTTCATTGGAAGTGTGTTTGATCCAAATACTATTGGTCACGTGCAAAGACTCAAAAAGATGGACCCCATTGATGTTGAAACG GTGTTATTGCTAATGAGAAACCTCTCTATCAACTTGACCAGTCCTGATTTTGAGGACCAT AGGCAATTGCTGTCAACATATGAAATTGATTTGGAGAAAGAAAATTCAGACGATGCAGTGGACGCCTTTCTCGACTGTCAACCTGAACAAGTTGGTCATTTTGG GACTTAA
- the LOC110895826 gene encoding 40S ribosomal protein S10-1, whose translation MIIPDKNRKAISKYLFQEGVCFAKKDYNLAKHPEIDVPNLQVIKLMQSFKSKEYVKETFAWMHYYWYLTNDGIEFLRTYLNLPSDIVPATLKKSAKPLGRPSGGPPGDRPRGPPRFEGDRPRFGDRDGYRGGPRGPPGEFGADKGGAPADYQPAFNRGGAGGRPSFGRGGGGFGGGAPPSSSFS comes from the exons ATG ATCATCCCCGACAAGAACCGTAAGGCAATCTCCAAATACCTCTTTCAAG AGGGTGTTTGCTTTGCTAAGAAGGATTACAATTTGGCGAAGCATCCCGAAATCGATGTACCAAATCTGCAGGTGATTAAGCTCATGCAGAGCTTCAAATCGAAGGAGTATGTGAAGGAGACATTCGCTTGGATGCATTACTACTGGTATTTGACCAATGACGGGATCGAGTTTCTCAGAACTTACTTGAATCTTCCATCTGACATTGTTCCTGCCACTTTGAAGAAATCAGCTAAGCCTCTTGGACGTCCTTCCGGTGGACCTCCTGGTGACCGCCCACG TGGTCCTCCTAGATTTGAAGGCGATAGGCCAAGATTCGGTGACCGTGATGGTTATCGTGGTGGTCCAAGAGGGCCTCCCGGTGAGTTTGGTGCTGATAAGGGCGGAGCTCCAGCTGATTACCAGCCTGCTTTTAACAGG GGTGGTGCTGGTGGAAGGCCTAGCTTTGGGCGTGGAGGTGGCGGCTTTGGAGGCGGTGCACCACCAAGCTCAAGCTTCTCTTAA